From Neobacillus sp. PS2-9, the proteins below share one genomic window:
- a CDS encoding acetamidase/formamidase family protein, producing the protein MIHKLDLKSENLHGSFSKDYQPILTIDSGDTVQVTTPDIEWGYSSSKNEERVVFESAVNEEDRRHPMIGPIAIRGAKPGMVLEVKLNDVVPGWYGRNWAGGFKNWQNDSVGLSETARIQVDWELNATTMNGTAQIGGNQFHVGLQPFIGLMGVAPSKPGVHVTSPPRYCGGNIDCKELVKGSTLYLPIGVDGALFSIGDGHALQGDGEVSGTAIECPMDLVDVTLIVRDDFELTMPRAKTPTGWITFGFDEDLNVAAATALNDMVELIQEFHRIEKVEAMALASVAVDLRITQVVNGAKGVHAVLPHGSIR; encoded by the coding sequence ATGATACATAAACTAGACTTAAAATCCGAGAATCTACATGGGTCCTTCAGCAAGGACTACCAACCAATTTTAACAATTGATTCCGGTGATACCGTACAAGTAACAACTCCTGATATTGAATGGGGATATTCTAGTTCTAAAAATGAAGAAAGAGTAGTTTTTGAGTCAGCGGTTAATGAAGAAGATCGAAGACATCCAATGATTGGTCCAATCGCTATTCGTGGGGCAAAGCCTGGAATGGTGTTAGAGGTGAAATTGAATGATGTCGTGCCTGGCTGGTATGGGCGCAATTGGGCTGGCGGATTCAAGAATTGGCAGAATGATAGTGTAGGCTTATCTGAAACCGCAAGAATTCAAGTGGACTGGGAGTTAAATGCAACAACAATGAACGGGACTGCCCAAATCGGCGGTAACCAATTTCATGTTGGATTGCAGCCCTTCATTGGACTTATGGGTGTCGCTCCTTCAAAACCAGGCGTACATGTTACCTCCCCTCCTCGTTATTGCGGCGGAAACATTGATTGCAAGGAATTAGTCAAAGGCAGCACCCTGTATTTGCCAATTGGCGTAGATGGCGCATTATTTTCGATTGGGGATGGACATGCCCTTCAGGGGGATGGTGAAGTTTCCGGGACAGCGATTGAGTGTCCGATGGATTTAGTCGATGTGACATTGATTGTCAGAGATGATTTTGAGTTAACCATGCCTCGAGCCAAGACTCCTACAGGTTGGATTACCTTTGGTTTTGATGAAGATTTAAACGTGGCCGCTGCTACTGCACTAAATGACATGGTGGAACTTATCCAAGAGTTTCATCGTATTGAAAAAGTAGAGGCTATGGCCTTAGCTAGTGTCGCGGTTGACCTGAGAATAACTCAAGTGGTGAACGGTGCGAAAGGTGTGCATGCCGTTTTGCCTCATGGTTCCATTAGATAA
- a CDS encoding GNAT family N-acetyltransferase, with protein sequence MLTQEELASIKELQEICEKDGGFHLKLNYDMLENRSGQEKEDFFHYEDDKLVGFLGSYDFGNKVELCGMVHPNYRRRGIFTRLLEKGIEEAKRRNIKKILLNAPSSSLSAKNFLTAIPCTFYVAEYQMKWHKVELSEDPSVTLRPSTSTEDFEAEIQLEVSAFGFNEEEARRFNQQIRENSSDQNFIIEADGKTAGKIRVAEADGEAWIYGFAVFPELQGKGIGRKALTKVVKTEVQKGLSVFLEVEAKNSHALKLYESCGFRSYHSQDYYKYTI encoded by the coding sequence ATGTTAACACAGGAAGAACTAGCTAGCATAAAAGAACTTCAGGAGATTTGCGAGAAAGATGGAGGATTTCACCTGAAGCTTAATTATGACATGCTTGAAAATAGATCAGGACAGGAAAAAGAAGACTTTTTTCATTATGAAGATGACAAGCTTGTCGGTTTCCTTGGTAGTTATGATTTTGGCAATAAAGTAGAACTGTGCGGAATGGTACACCCCAATTACCGCAGAAGAGGTATTTTTACTAGATTACTTGAAAAAGGAATTGAGGAAGCTAAGAGGCGAAATATCAAGAAGATTTTATTAAATGCTCCAAGCTCCTCCCTATCGGCGAAGAATTTTTTAACAGCTATCCCTTGTACGTTTTACGTAGCAGAATATCAAATGAAGTGGCACAAGGTGGAGCTTTCCGAGGATCCTTCTGTTACTTTAAGGCCTTCTACCTCAACAGAGGATTTCGAAGCAGAAATACAGCTTGAAGTCTCGGCCTTTGGATTTAATGAGGAAGAAGCACGACGGTTCAATCAGCAGATTAGGGAAAACAGTAGTGATCAAAACTTTATCATTGAAGCGGATGGAAAAACAGCCGGAAAAATCCGCGTTGCTGAAGCCGATGGAGAAGCATGGATTTATGGCTTTGCTGTGTTTCCCGAACTACAGGGAAAAGGAATTGGTAGAAAGGCATTAACAAAGGTTGTTAAAACAGAAGTTCAAAAAGGGCTATCCGTTTTTCTCGAGGTCGAAGCTAAAAATTCTCATGCATTAAAGCTATATGAATCATGTGGCTTTAGAAGCTATCACTCACAGGATTACTATAAATATACGATCTAA
- a CDS encoding nitroreductase family protein → MEFNDVIHGHRSIREYEDREVSQELLDQILDAGIRASSSGNMQSYSIVVTKDKELKKKLYTAHMDQSMVVDAPILLTFCADFNRMRKWLALNDAPVQFDNFMSFMIGAIDATLAAQNCALAAESAGLGICYMGSTLANSDQIGELLNLPPNVVPVVGYSLGYPAENPAPRDRLPRHGLVHYDQYRDFSNEEIQEIYKERDEKGWKRYMDVPRLKEMTERLGLKNLAQIYTIAKYTKESHHEYSQTVLKYLESQNFMKNE, encoded by the coding sequence ATGGAATTTAACGATGTAATACACGGGCACAGATCTATCCGAGAATATGAAGATAGGGAAGTAAGTCAAGAACTCTTGGATCAAATTTTAGATGCGGGCATTCGTGCCTCTTCAAGTGGTAATATGCAATCATATTCCATTGTTGTCACAAAAGACAAAGAGCTTAAGAAAAAATTATACACCGCACATATGGACCAATCGATGGTAGTAGATGCACCGATTCTATTAACGTTTTGTGCTGATTTTAATCGAATGAGAAAATGGCTTGCGTTGAATGATGCACCTGTACAATTTGATAATTTCATGAGCTTTATGATTGGTGCCATTGATGCGACGTTGGCAGCACAAAACTGTGCTTTAGCAGCAGAAAGTGCAGGTCTGGGCATTTGCTACATGGGCTCAACGCTAGCCAATAGCGATCAAATTGGGGAACTGCTAAACTTACCACCCAATGTCGTACCAGTTGTGGGTTATTCATTAGGGTATCCTGCAGAAAACCCTGCTCCACGTGACCGACTGCCAAGACATGGACTTGTTCACTATGACCAATACCGTGATTTCTCGAATGAAGAAATTCAAGAAATCTATAAAGAGAGGGATGAAAAGGGCTGGAAACGCTACATGGACGTCCCTAGGCTGAAGGAAATGACAGAACGTTTAGGATTAAAGAATCTCGCTCAAATTTATACCATTGCCAAGTACACCAAAGAATCACATCATGAATATTCACAAACCGTTCTGAAATACCTAGAGAGCCAGAATTTCATGAAAAATGAGTAA
- a CDS encoding barstar family protein: protein MSIERNSIVTIDVTNIKTTKELHTLLKERLDFPDFYGENWDAFWDVITGLIELPTIVQFIGWSYLEKNLPTDAEVLLECLNEYNKEYPDEKTEFFFNNGG from the coding sequence TTGAGTATTGAAAGGAATTCAATTGTTACCATTGATGTAACAAATATAAAAACAACTAAAGAATTACATACGCTTTTAAAAGAGAGGCTAGATTTTCCTGATTTTTATGGGGAGAATTGGGATGCTTTTTGGGATGTGATTACAGGACTTATTGAATTACCAACTATAGTTCAGTTTATTGGGTGGTCGTATTTAGAAAAAAACTTACCGACTGATGCTGAAGTTTTGCTAGAATGTTTAAACGAATACAATAAAGAATATCCTGACGAAAAAACAGAGTTCTTCTTCAACAACGGGGGCTAA
- a CDS encoding DUF4926 domain-containing protein: protein MKQFDVVKITKDLPNESITKGQIGTILEVYDYKYFEVEICDSNGNTKYLGALSRDLLVVVV from the coding sequence ATGAAACAATTTGATGTAGTGAAAATTACAAAAGATTTGCCCAATGAAAGTATTACCAAAGGGCAAATCGGGACAATCTTAGAAGTTTACGATTATAAGTATTTCGAAGTAGAAATATGTGATAGTAATGGGAACACAAAATATTTAGGTGCATTATCACGAGATTTACTGGTAGTTGTTGTTTAA